A genomic region of Halomonas aestuarii contains the following coding sequences:
- a CDS encoding nucleoside hydrolase: MSHPIIFDTDPGVDDAQAIAIALRHPEIDLLGLTTTYGNVDVETATHNALLLSELAGREIPVAQGAAGPMVKDRHPPPAHIHGANGLGDIALPPVKGKAEAVSAPQFIVDTVNARPGEVTLVAVGPVGNLAAALQLDPGIIDRVKRVVIMGGSIREGGNVTPVAEANMFNDPDAAARVLTAGWPLTLVGLDVTHRCVLTDAHMTRIEAGQGELGKVLAGSFAFYRDFYREFLGIDGCCPHDSCALAWLLRPELFTTARGHLTVATAGDAEGQTIFAPEGRGFIESRWSRTPLVEVCLGVDGDAVSEWIADTLA, translated from the coding sequence GTGTCGCATCCGATCATCTTCGATACCGACCCGGGCGTCGACGACGCCCAGGCCATCGCCATCGCCCTGCGCCATCCCGAGATCGACCTGCTGGGCCTGACCACCACCTACGGCAACGTCGACGTGGAGACGGCCACCCACAATGCCCTGCTGCTGTCAGAGCTGGCCGGACGGGAGATCCCCGTCGCCCAGGGGGCCGCGGGGCCGATGGTCAAGGACCGCCATCCGCCGCCCGCCCACATCCATGGCGCCAACGGCCTGGGGGACATCGCGCTGCCGCCGGTCAAGGGCAAGGCCGAGGCGGTCAGCGCCCCGCAGTTCATCGTCGACACGGTGAATGCACGCCCCGGCGAGGTCACCCTGGTCGCCGTCGGCCCGGTGGGGAACCTGGCCGCGGCCCTGCAGCTGGATCCGGGCATCATCGACCGGGTCAAGCGCGTGGTGATCATGGGTGGCTCGATCCGCGAGGGCGGCAACGTCACCCCGGTGGCCGAGGCCAACATGTTCAATGATCCGGACGCCGCGGCCCGGGTGCTGACCGCCGGCTGGCCGCTGACCCTGGTCGGCCTGGACGTCACCCACCGATGCGTGCTCACCGATGCGCACATGACCCGCATCGAGGCCGGCCAGGGGGAGCTCGGCAAGGTGCTGGCGGGGAGCTTCGCCTTCTACCGGGACTTCTACCGCGAATTCCTCGGCATCGACGGCTGCTGCCCCCATGACAGCTGTGCCCTGGCCTGGCTGCTGCGCCCGGAACTCTTCACCACGGCCCGCGGCCACCTGACCGTGGCGACCGCCGGCGATGCCGAGGGCCAGACCATCTTCGCCCCCGAGGGTCGCGGCTTCATCGAGTCGCGCTGGTCGCGCACCCCGCTGGTGGAGGTCTGCCTGGGCGTCGACGGGGACGCCGTCAGCGAGTGGATCGCCGACACCCTGGCCTGA
- a CDS encoding acylphosphatase, with amino-acid sequence MDTCCAKALVTGKVQGVWYRRAAQEQALKAGITGHAINLPDGRVEVLMCGEREAVKRLAEWLWKGPDGARVTHVEFEVIETHVPDGFRTA; translated from the coding sequence ATGGACACGTGCTGCGCGAAGGCGCTGGTGACCGGCAAGGTGCAGGGCGTCTGGTACCGCCGGGCGGCCCAGGAGCAGGCCCTCAAGGCCGGGATCACCGGCCATGCGATTAACCTGCCGGACGGCCGGGTGGAGGTGCTGATGTGCGGCGAGCGCGAGGCGGTCAAGCGGCTCGCCGAGTGGCTCTGGAAGGGGCCGGACGGGGCTCGGGTCACCCACGTGGAGTTCGAGGTGATCGAGACCCACGTCCCGGACGGTTTCCGCACCGCCTAG
- a CDS encoding Glu/Leu/Phe/Val family dehydrogenase yields the protein MPVFDHPEFDHHQQIVFGSDEASGLRAIIALHDTTRGPALGGLRIYPYASDAEALTDVLRLSRGMSYKSALADLPLGGGKAVIIADPRRDKTPELLRAMGRLVDSLGGAYITAEDSGTSEADMRHIAEATDHVGGLPRHGQASGDPSPFTAWGVFCALKSAVRHRLGRDDLAGLRVAIQGVGHVGAHLAKHLHEAGARLVLTDVDSAALSRLAEEVGAETVAPEAIADAEVDVFAPCALGAALSADVVERLRARVVCGAANNQLATPEMAERLMARGILYTPDYVANAGGVIEIAWQRRDDYARDDVMAHIEGIGATLDEIFARAERTGQSPATVADDLARERFRPAG from the coding sequence ATGCCGGTCTTCGACCACCCCGAGTTCGACCATCACCAGCAGATCGTCTTCGGCAGCGACGAGGCGAGCGGGCTGCGCGCCATCATCGCCCTGCACGACACCACCCGCGGCCCGGCCCTGGGCGGCCTGCGCATCTACCCCTACGCGAGCGACGCCGAGGCCTTGACCGACGTGCTTCGCCTCTCCCGCGGCATGTCCTACAAGTCGGCCCTGGCCGACCTGCCCCTGGGCGGCGGCAAGGCGGTGATCATCGCCGATCCCCGCCGCGACAAGACCCCCGAACTGCTGCGCGCCATGGGCCGCCTGGTGGACTCCCTGGGCGGGGCCTACATCACCGCCGAGGACTCGGGCACCAGCGAGGCGGACATGCGCCACATCGCCGAGGCGACCGACCACGTGGGCGGCCTCCCCCGCCACGGGCAGGCCTCCGGCGACCCCTCGCCCTTCACGGCCTGGGGCGTGTTCTGCGCCCTGAAGAGCGCCGTGCGACACCGCCTCGGGCGGGACGACCTCGCGGGCCTGCGCGTGGCCATCCAGGGCGTCGGACACGTCGGCGCCCACCTGGCGAAACACCTCCACGAGGCCGGGGCCCGCCTGGTGCTGACCGACGTCGACAGCGCCGCGCTGTCCCGTCTCGCCGAGGAAGTCGGCGCCGAGACCGTCGCACCCGAGGCGATCGCCGATGCCGAGGTCGACGTCTTCGCGCCCTGTGCGCTGGGCGCCGCCCTCTCGGCGGACGTGGTCGAGCGCCTGAGGGCCAGGGTGGTCTGTGGCGCCGCCAACAACCAGCTCGCCACCCCGGAGATGGCCGAGCGCCTGATGGCCCGCGGCATCCTCTACACCCCGGACTACGTGGCCAACGCCGGCGGGGTGATCGAGATCGCCTGGCAGCGCCGGGACGACTATGCCCGGGACGATGTCATGGCGCATATCGAGGGCATCGGCGCCACCCTGGACGAGATCTTCGCGCGGGCCGAGCGCACGGGGCAGAGCCCCGCCACCGTGGCCGACGACCTGGCACGGGAGCGTTTCCGTCCCGCCGGCTGA
- a CDS encoding YihY/virulence factor BrkB family protein — protein sequence MIRQSVLFWWGVVHAAIRLWLERNAFSYAGSLAFYTLFSLAPTMIIAVTVIGMVLGEEAAQGQIVAQLQDTMGHDAAAAIEQAVAQSRIQESGMLPTMLGVGALLVGATTVFAQMQFSLNTLWGVTARPSSNSALKFIKNRLLSLTVVLAIGFIMLVSLVLGVAVRALLQVGNDIVPFVGMLTRVAEFLVSLAVIAALFATIFKVLPDVVLGWKDVMVGAVVTAVLFAIGRWGIAIYLAYTATASTYGAAGSVVMILLWVYYSSLILLFGAAFTKCHLLARGRTVLPRNSAVLVRHELFEHHELVET from the coding sequence ATGATCCGGCAGTCGGTGCTGTTCTGGTGGGGGGTGGTACACGCCGCCATTCGACTCTGGCTGGAGCGCAACGCCTTCAGTTATGCCGGCTCGCTGGCCTTCTACACCCTCTTCTCGCTGGCCCCCACGATGATCATCGCGGTCACGGTGATCGGCATGGTGCTCGGGGAGGAGGCCGCCCAGGGCCAGATCGTCGCCCAGCTCCAGGACACCATGGGGCACGACGCCGCTGCCGCCATCGAGCAGGCGGTCGCCCAGTCGCGCATCCAGGAATCCGGCATGCTGCCGACGATGCTGGGGGTCGGGGCGCTGCTGGTCGGTGCGACCACCGTCTTCGCCCAGATGCAGTTCTCGCTGAACACCCTATGGGGGGTCACGGCGCGTCCCAGCAGCAACAGCGCGCTGAAGTTCATCAAGAACCGCCTGCTGTCGCTCACCGTAGTGCTGGCCATCGGCTTCATCATGCTGGTGTCGCTGGTGCTCGGTGTGGCGGTTCGCGCCCTGCTGCAGGTGGGGAACGACATCGTGCCCTTCGTCGGGATGCTGACCCGAGTGGCCGAGTTCCTGGTGTCGCTGGCGGTGATCGCCGCGCTCTTCGCCACCATCTTCAAGGTGCTGCCGGACGTGGTGCTGGGCTGGAAGGACGTGATGGTCGGCGCCGTGGTCACCGCCGTGCTGTTCGCCATCGGTCGCTGGGGCATCGCCATCTACCTGGCCTACACGGCCACGGCCTCCACCTACGGCGCGGCCGGTTCGGTGGTGATGATCCTGCTGTGGGTCTACTACAGCTCGCTGATCCTGCTGTTCGGAGCCGCCTTCACCAAGTGCCACCTGCTGGCCCGTGGGCGGACCGTGCTGCCCCGCAACTCCGCGGTGCTGGTGCGCCACGAGCTGTTCGAGCACCACGAGCTCGTCGAGACCTGA
- a CDS encoding bifunctional nicotinamide-nucleotide adenylyltransferase/Nudix hydroxylase yields MTARPDDDSPADFDCLVFIGRFQPPHLGHLAVIREALRHARQVIVLVGSAWQARSLRNPWRYEERLRMLRSAFEEEENDRLKVVPLLDALYNNDVWVRDVQRKVRDIASPEHARLPRIGLIGASRGQSSYYLSLFPQWESVSVPLVEGISAHRIRERLFRSAASAEDYLSTHAIHDLPPGVVARIRTFLDEPPYGQLVEEQRLLDQYRQAWSQAPYPPIFVTVNAVVVQSGHVLLVRRTAAPGKGLYALPGGFISPHERLMDACLRELRERVRLKVPEAVLKGSLRGQRLFDEPHRSWRGRTLAEAFYFALRPDQQLPQLKPVKGGDHARWVPLADLDPESLFEDHFFIIQDFLGLPADFGGR; encoded by the coding sequence ATGACCGCACGACCGGACGACGACAGCCCTGCCGACTTCGACTGTCTGGTGTTCATCGGCCGCTTCCAGCCCCCCCACCTGGGCCACCTGGCGGTGATCCGCGAGGCCCTGCGGCACGCCCGCCAGGTCATCGTGCTGGTCGGCTCGGCCTGGCAGGCGCGCTCCCTGCGCAACCCCTGGCGCTACGAGGAGCGCCTGCGCATGCTGCGCAGCGCCTTCGAAGAGGAGGAGAATGACCGGCTGAAGGTCGTGCCGCTGCTCGACGCCCTCTATAACAACGACGTCTGGGTGCGCGACGTGCAGCGCAAGGTACGCGACATCGCCAGCCCCGAGCATGCGCGGCTGCCGCGCATCGGGCTGATCGGCGCCAGTCGCGGCCAGTCCAGCTACTACCTCTCGCTGTTCCCCCAGTGGGAATCGGTGAGCGTGCCGCTGGTGGAGGGCATCTCGGCCCACCGGATCCGTGAGCGGTTGTTCCGCTCGGCCGCCTCGGCCGAGGACTACCTGAGCACCCACGCGATCCATGACCTGCCCCCCGGCGTGGTGGCGAGGATCCGGACCTTCCTGGATGAGCCCCCCTACGGACAGCTGGTGGAGGAGCAGCGCCTGCTCGATCAGTACCGTCAGGCCTGGTCCCAGGCGCCCTACCCGCCCATCTTCGTCACGGTCAACGCCGTGGTGGTGCAGTCGGGCCACGTGCTGCTGGTGAGGCGGACCGCTGCGCCGGGCAAGGGCCTCTATGCGCTGCCGGGGGGCTTCATCAGCCCCCATGAGCGCCTGATGGATGCCTGCCTGAGGGAGCTGCGGGAACGGGTACGCCTCAAGGTGCCGGAGGCGGTGCTCAAGGGGTCGCTGAGGGGCCAGCGCCTCTTCGACGAGCCCCATCGCAGCTGGCGGGGACGGACGCTGGCTGAGGCCTTCTACTTCGCCCTGCGACCGGACCAGCAGCTTCCCCAGCTCAAGCCGGTCAAGGGCGGGGACCACGCGCGCTGGGTCCCCCTGGCCGACCTCGATCCCGAGAGCCTGTTCGAGGATCACTTCTTCATCATCCAGGACTTCCTGGGGCTGCCGGCGGACTTCGGCGGCCGCTAG
- a CDS encoding LysR substrate-binding domain-containing protein yields the protein MNLETKWLEDFVALASTRSFSASARQRHVTQPAFSRRIRSLEQAVGVTLVDRSTTPVDLTPEGQLFLVTARNIVEQLNESLGHLRGLAMANEALDIVAAHSLALSFYPQWISRLQQGLGELPTRLVAMNVGDAIHVLREGNCDLMLAYYDPYASMQLDAEVFPSFSIGQVNMLPVCLPDEQGRPRFTLEGRESIPYLAYTQGAFLGRSVRMLLKNDPVRMRLRTVYETAMAEGLKGMVMQGMGMAWIPDFCIRQELKDGRLVRAGAEKWDVPLEIRLYRCSLVHKPGVEKLWRQMMKLPRDFLQA from the coding sequence GTGAACCTCGAGACCAAGTGGCTGGAAGACTTCGTGGCCCTGGCCAGCACGCGCAGCTTCTCTGCCTCGGCGCGCCAGCGGCATGTCACCCAGCCGGCCTTCAGCCGCCGCATCCGCTCCCTGGAACAGGCCGTCGGCGTGACCCTGGTCGATCGCTCCACCACGCCCGTGGACCTGACCCCGGAAGGGCAGCTCTTCCTGGTCACCGCCCGCAACATCGTCGAGCAGCTCAACGAGAGCCTCGGCCACCTGCGGGGGCTGGCCATGGCCAACGAGGCGCTGGACATTGTCGCCGCCCACTCCCTGGCCCTGAGCTTCTATCCGCAGTGGATCTCCCGGCTGCAGCAGGGCCTGGGCGAGCTGCCCACCCGGCTGGTGGCCATGAACGTGGGGGATGCGATCCATGTGCTGCGCGAGGGCAACTGCGACCTGATGCTGGCCTACTACGACCCCTATGCCAGCATGCAGCTCGATGCCGAGGTCTTCCCCTCCTTCTCCATCGGCCAGGTGAACATGCTGCCCGTCTGCCTGCCCGACGAGCAGGGCCGGCCGCGCTTCACCCTCGAGGGCCGGGAGTCGATCCCCTATCTCGCCTATACCCAGGGGGCCTTCCTGGGGCGCAGCGTGCGGATGCTGCTCAAGAACGACCCGGTGCGCATGCGCCTGCGCACCGTCTACGAGACGGCCATGGCCGAGGGGCTCAAGGGCATGGTGATGCAGGGAATGGGCATGGCCTGGATCCCCGACTTCTGCATCCGCCAGGAGCTCAAGGACGGCCGTCTGGTGAGGGCCGGCGCCGAGAAGTGGGACGTGCCCCTGGAGATCCGCCTCTACCGCTGCTCGCTGGTGCACAAGCCGGGCGTCGAGAAGCTGTGGCGGCAGATGATGAAGTTGCCCCGGGACTTTCTCCAGGCCTGA
- the cls gene encoding cardiolipin synthase, with amino-acid sequence MTSWLIGLAIFLIHLLGILSAVLALMSSRTSQGAIAWIISLLTMPYLAVPAFWIFGRPRFYGYVLARGERDSVLRRQLHRYRDRFVPYLSASNDADIRAVEQLAMMPLTRGNRVELLIDGEATFDSLFAGIEAAEDYILVQFFIVRDDALGLELKHRLQRAAEKGVRVCFLYDEIGSHSLPERYLRDLRGAGVEVSAFRSSRGLKHRFQLNFRNHRKVLVVDGREGWVGGFNVGTEYLGHNPRHGHWRDTHLKLSGPSVLGLQEAFWEDWHWATGEMISLTWTPVPSPSHSQNVVIVPSGPADRQETASLLVQHIIHSAHERLWLTSPYFVPDQGVQDALRLAAMRGVDVRIMMPERPDHLLVFLSAFSFLPDMLRAGVRVYRYQPGFLHQKVMLIDDVAASVGTVNLDNRSFRLNFEITAVVPDRQFAGEVSAMLEQDFSDCRRVTLEEFTRRPLWRKLLSRAAYLLSPIQ; translated from the coding sequence ATGACCTCCTGGCTGATCGGCCTGGCGATCTTCCTGATCCACCTGCTGGGCATCCTCTCGGCCGTGCTGGCCCTGATGTCAAGCCGCACCTCCCAGGGCGCCATCGCCTGGATCATCTCGCTGCTGACCATGCCCTACCTGGCGGTGCCGGCCTTCTGGATCTTCGGCCGGCCGCGCTTCTACGGCTACGTGCTGGCCCGCGGCGAACGCGACAGCGTGCTGCGCCGCCAGCTGCACCGCTATCGCGACCGCTTCGTGCCCTATCTGTCGGCCAGCAATGACGCCGACATTCGCGCGGTGGAGCAGCTCGCCATGATGCCCCTGACCCGGGGCAACCGGGTGGAGCTGCTCATCGATGGAGAGGCGACCTTCGACAGCCTCTTCGCCGGCATCGAGGCCGCAGAGGATTACATCCTCGTCCAGTTCTTCATCGTGCGCGACGACGCCCTGGGCCTCGAGCTCAAGCACCGCCTGCAGCGGGCCGCCGAGAAGGGGGTGCGGGTCTGCTTCCTGTATGACGAGATCGGCTCCCACAGCCTGCCCGAGCGCTACCTGCGCGACCTGCGCGGGGCCGGGGTGGAGGTGAGCGCCTTCCGTTCCTCCCGGGGCCTGAAGCATCGTTTCCAGCTCAACTTCCGCAACCACCGCAAGGTGCTGGTGGTGGACGGGCGCGAGGGCTGGGTCGGGGGCTTCAACGTCGGGACCGAGTACCTGGGCCACAACCCGCGCCACGGCCACTGGCGGGATACCCACCTCAAGCTCAGCGGCCCCAGCGTACTGGGCCTTCAGGAGGCCTTCTGGGAGGACTGGCACTGGGCCACCGGCGAGATGATCTCGCTGACCTGGACGCCCGTGCCGTCCCCCAGCCACAGCCAGAACGTGGTGATCGTGCCGTCGGGGCCGGCCGATCGCCAGGAGACGGCGAGCCTGCTGGTGCAGCACATCATCCACAGCGCCCATGAGCGGCTCTGGCTGACCAGCCCCTACTTCGTGCCCGACCAGGGCGTCCAGGATGCCCTGCGCCTGGCCGCCATGCGCGGGGTGGACGTGAGGATCATGATGCCGGAGCGCCCCGACCACCTGCTGGTCTTCCTCTCGGCCTTCTCCTTCCTGCCCGACATGCTGCGCGCCGGGGTCCGGGTCTATCGCTACCAGCCGGGCTTCCTGCACCAGAAGGTGATGCTGATCGACGATGTCGCCGCCAGCGTCGGCACGGTGAACCTCGACAACCGCTCCTTCCGCCTCAACTTCGAGATCACCGCCGTGGTGCCCGACCGGCAGTTCGCGGGAGAGGTGAGCGCCATGCTCGAGCAGGATTTCAGCGACTGCCGCCGCGTGACCCTGGAGGAGTTCACCCGGCGTCCGCTATGGCGCAAGCTGCTCTCCCGCGCGGCCTACCTGCTCTCGCCGATCCAGTGA
- a CDS encoding fumarate hydratase produces the protein MTVIRQDDLIQSVADALQYISYYHPKDFIDAMAAAYEREENPAAKDAIAQILINSRMCAFGKRPICQDTGIVTVFVHVGMNVRFEADMSLDDMVNEGVRRAYQLPDNVLRASVLADPDGKRANTKDNTPAVIHHKLVPGDTVEVHVAAKGGGSEAKSKFAMLNPSDNVVDWVMEQLPKMGAGWCPPGMLGIGIGGTAEKAMELAKEALLDPIDIQDLQARGASTRAEELRLELFDKVNQSGIGAQGLGGLTTVLDIKVKDYPTHAANKPVAIIPNCAATRHAHFTLDGSGPAALPAPKLEDWPEITREAGDNVKRVDLDHVTPEEVKTWQPGDTLLLNGKLLTGRDAAHKRMVDMIAKGEPLPVDMKGRFIYYVGPVDPVRDEVVGPAGPTTATRMDKFTRTMLEETGLLGMVGKAERGEAAIEAIRDNQAVYLMAVGGSAYLVAQAIKKARVVGFEDLGMEAIYEFEVEDMPVTVAVDSQGTSVHQTGPAKWKEIIAERA, from the coding sequence ATGACCGTGATTCGCCAGGACGACCTGATCCAGAGCGTCGCCGATGCCCTGCAGTACATCTCCTATTACCACCCGAAGGACTTCATCGACGCCATGGCGGCGGCCTACGAGCGGGAAGAGAACCCGGCGGCCAAGGACGCCATCGCCCAGATCCTGATCAACTCCCGGATGTGCGCCTTCGGCAAGCGCCCGATCTGCCAGGACACCGGCATCGTCACGGTCTTCGTCCATGTCGGCATGAACGTGCGCTTCGAGGCCGACATGAGCCTCGACGACATGGTCAACGAGGGCGTTCGCCGTGCCTACCAGCTGCCGGACAACGTGCTGCGCGCCTCGGTGCTGGCCGACCCGGACGGCAAGCGGGCGAACACCAAGGACAACACCCCGGCGGTCATCCATCACAAGCTGGTGCCCGGCGACACCGTCGAGGTGCACGTAGCGGCCAAGGGCGGCGGCAGCGAGGCCAAGTCCAAGTTTGCCATGCTCAACCCGTCGGACAACGTGGTCGACTGGGTCATGGAGCAGCTGCCCAAGATGGGCGCCGGCTGGTGCCCGCCCGGCATGCTGGGCATCGGCATCGGCGGCACCGCCGAGAAGGCCATGGAACTCGCCAAGGAAGCGCTGCTCGATCCCATCGACATCCAGGACCTGCAGGCGCGCGGCGCCTCCACCCGGGCCGAGGAGCTGCGCCTGGAGCTGTTCGACAAGGTCAACCAGAGCGGCATTGGCGCCCAGGGGCTGGGCGGTCTGACCACGGTGCTGGACATCAAGGTCAAGGACTATCCGACCCATGCCGCCAACAAGCCGGTGGCGATCATCCCCAACTGTGCCGCCACCCGCCATGCCCACTTCACCCTGGACGGCAGCGGCCCCGCGGCGCTGCCCGCGCCGAAGCTCGAGGACTGGCCGGAGATCACCCGCGAGGCGGGCGACAACGTCAAGCGCGTCGACCTCGACCACGTGACTCCCGAGGAGGTCAAGACCTGGCAGCCCGGCGACACCCTGCTGCTCAACGGCAAGCTGCTCACCGGCCGTGACGCCGCCCACAAGCGCATGGTCGACATGATCGCCAAGGGCGAGCCGCTGCCGGTGGACATGAAGGGCCGCTTCATCTATTACGTGGGCCCGGTGGACCCGGTGCGCGACGAGGTGGTCGGTCCGGCCGGCCCGACCACCGCCACACGCATGGACAAGTTCACCCGCACCATGCTGGAGGAGACCGGCCTCTTGGGCATGGTCGGCAAGGCCGAGCGGGGCGAGGCGGCCATCGAGGCGATCCGCGACAACCAGGCGGTCTACCTGATGGCCGTGGGGGGCTCCGCCTACCTGGTCGCCCAGGCGATCAAGAAGGCCCGCGTGGTCGGCTTCGAGGATCTGGGCATGGAGGCCATCTACGAGTTCGAGGTGGAGGACATGCCGGTGACCGTGGCGGTCGACAGCCAGGGCACCTCGGTGCACCAGACCGGGCCCGCCAAGTGGAAGGAGATCATCGCCGAGCGCGCCTGA
- the nei gene encoding endonuclease VIII produces MPEGPEIRRAADRVHRQLAGRRLDHAWFAFPDLAGQAASLIGREVTAVDSWGKALLTRFDDGRVLYSHNQLYGVWKLHDAEREPDTGRSLRVRLVAEGRAASLYSASDVSLWDEATLKDHPFLSRLGPDLLTHGVTEAYARDRLLEPRFRRRGLGGLLLDQSLFAGTGNYLRSEILFFAGLHHASRPADLEEGALGRLAVCVLAVTRQAYDQAGVTNRDDWAATDRARGARRRHWRFAVFERDGLPCHACGTSIERVTLASRRLYLCPRCQPAR; encoded by the coding sequence ATGCCGGAAGGCCCGGAGATCCGGCGCGCCGCCGACCGCGTGCATCGCCAGCTCGCCGGCCGGCGCCTCGACCACGCCTGGTTCGCCTTTCCCGACCTGGCGGGGCAGGCCGCCTCACTGATCGGGCGCGAGGTCACGGCCGTGGACAGCTGGGGCAAGGCGCTGCTGACCCGCTTCGATGATGGTCGCGTGCTCTATTCCCACAACCAGCTCTACGGCGTCTGGAAGCTGCATGACGCCGAGCGCGAGCCGGACACCGGCCGGTCGCTGCGGGTCCGCCTGGTGGCGGAGGGCAGGGCGGCCAGCCTCTACAGCGCCTCGGACGTCTCGCTGTGGGACGAGGCGACCCTTAAGGATCACCCCTTCCTGTCCCGGCTCGGCCCCGACCTGCTGACCCACGGCGTGACGGAGGCGTACGCCCGGGACAGGCTGCTCGAGCCGCGCTTCCGGCGTCGCGGCCTGGGCGGACTGCTGCTCGACCAGTCGCTGTTCGCCGGCACCGGCAACTACCTGCGCAGCGAGATCCTGTTCTTCGCTGGCCTGCACCACGCGTCCCGGCCGGCGGACCTGGAGGAGGGCGCCCTGGGTCGACTGGCGGTCTGTGTTTTGGCGGTGACCCGCCAGGCCTACGACCAGGCGGGGGTGACCAACCGCGACGATTGGGCCGCCACCGACCGGGCCCGGGGCGCCAGGCGACGCCACTGGCGCTTCGCCGTGTTCGAACGCGACGGCCTGCCGTGCCACGCCTGCGGCACAAGCATCGAGCGGGTCACGCTGGCCTCCCGGCGGCTCTATCTCTGTCCCCGCTGTCAGCCCGCCCGATGA